The Polaribacter sp. KT25b genome contains the following window.
GACTTATGCTGCACGTGAGTCATCAAAACATAGAAAGTTAGAAACGATTAACAGAAATGCTGAATTAGAATTAGCCTCAATAAACCCTTTCATTGAAGGTCTTTCAGATGATAAAAAACAAATTATTAAAGAAAAATTAGTAGAAAAATATTTTGGCAATAGTAAGGACAATGACTTTTTAGACACAAAAGAATCTGAAGGTTTATCTATTCCTGCATTTGAAAAAATATTAAGTGCTATATCAAAACTGAAAGGATAAGCACTATGCACAACACCGTATATAATTTATTGCTGGCTTATTGCCTACTTACGAAAGTCCTCGCGGACTTTCTTGGTCGGTAATTATTTACTAAATTAGTTGCTTAAACCACGCAACAAACCATATACAAACACGTTGTAAGTAATGCCGAAAAACCCAGAAACCGAATGAATAAAACAATATTTGAAATTACCAAAATGGACTGTCCTTCAGAGGAAAATCTAATCCGAATGAAATTGGACGGAATTTCAAGTATTGCGAATTTGGACTTTGATATTCCGAACCGAAAACTGACTGTTTTTCACAGCGGAGAATCTGACCAAATCGAAAAGTCCGTTATTGAACTAAATTTAGGCGGAAAAAAAATCTCAACGGAACAAACCGACCAAACGGAATTTAAAGAAAACGCAAACCAAAAAAAGCTACTTTGGTCTGTACTTGCAATCAATTTTGTCTTTTTCATTATCGAAATGACAACAGGAATTATCTCAAAATCAATGGGACTTGTTGCAGACAGTTTGGATATGCTTGCCGACAGTTTCGTGTACGGAATTAGTTTGTTTGCGGTTGGAGGAACTATAGTTAAGAAAAAGCGGATTGCAAAACTTGCTGGATATTTTCAAATAACACTTGCGATTATTGGATTTGTGGAAGTTTTAAGAAGGTTTTTTGGAGACGAGAAACTTCCCGATTTTTCGACAATGATTATCGTTTCGATTTTTGCACTTATCGCAAACGGAATTTGTCTTTATATTTTGCAAAAGTCAAAAAGCAAAGAAGAGGCTCATATGAAAGCGAGTATGATTTTTACATCAAATGACGTGATTATCAATTTAGGAGTAATAATTGCTGGGATTTTGGTAAACTGGTTGAGTTCGAGTAAACCTGATTTGATTATCGGAACAATCGTTTTTATTTTGGTAATTCAAGGAGCGTTTCGGATTTTGAAATTAAGTAAGTGAATGAAAAAAGCACTACTTACAACAATGTATATAAAACATAGCTATTACAGGCTTTCCGAGAGGTTTGTGTGTATTTGCCAAGAACGCCAAATTTTTAAATTTGGCTTTTAGATAAATAAAGATAAAAAGTAAAATTTAAAAATTTGGCTCGTGCATAATCTGAAAAGTTAGCGTCTTTTTATACGCTACGTTTCATATACGAGACCGTTGGCAATAATTAAAAAAAAAATCTATGCCTGAAATTAACCTTATCAAATTAGAAGGAAAACCCTTTGAAAAACTAATTGACGTTATTAGTAAAGGAATAGGAACCTTATACAAACCTAGAGCAATCAGAAAAGAGGCAGATTCTAAAGCCTATGAAATTGGAATTATTGAACAAGCTAAATCAAAAGCTCTTGCAGAAGGAAAAGTACTAGAAGCGGAAACGTATTTAAGAATTCAAGAAAGATTACTTTTTAACGAAACTGAAAGACAAAAGAGCATAGATAATGTTGTTGAAATTGCTGCTGAACAGCTAAAAAATGAAGATAATATATCTGAAGAACCTGTAGATAAAGATTGGTCTAAAAGATTTTTTAATTTAGTCCAAGATACTACTGATGAGGAAATGCAGGCTTTGTGGGGAAGAATT
Protein-coding sequences here:
- a CDS encoding cation transporter, which encodes MNKTIFEITKMDCPSEENLIRMKLDGISSIANLDFDIPNRKLTVFHSGESDQIEKSVIELNLGGKKISTEQTDQTEFKENANQKKLLWSVLAINFVFFIIEMTTGIISKSMGLVADSLDMLADSFVYGISLFAVGGTIVKKKRIAKLAGYFQITLAIIGFVEVLRRFFGDEKLPDFSTMIIVSIFALIANGICLYILQKSKSKEEAHMKASMIFTSNDVIINLGVIIAGILVNWLSSSKPDLIIGTIVFILVIQGAFRILKLSK